The following proteins are encoded in a genomic region of Saccharopolyspora antimicrobica:
- a CDS encoding hydantoinase/oxoprolinase family protein — translation MSDEVEACAGVDVGGTFTDVVLRAPGRRPKAVKVPTTPGDPAEGVRRGVRESLPDGTLRLLPHGSTTATNAVLERKVARTAFVTTAGFTDVLQIARQNRPALYDLSVTKPEPLVPRELVVAVEERMGPDGEPVIALTDAEVERVVAAVRRLEPESIAVSLLFSYACDDHERRLCAALAEVGVPITRSSALLPEFREFERASTCVLNAAIEPVMHRYLSGLVSRLPGPVITVMTSGGGTAGVDFAATAPVHTLLSGPAAGVVAAGAVARSAGFDDAIAFDMGGTSTDVCLIRGGHPEVSTGSEIAGLPFRTPAVGIHTVGAGGGSIAWVDAGGALRVGPRSAGADPGPACYGAGGREPTVTDAHCALGHLDPARELGGGLRLDAEAARRALAELPEPASGVLAVVRATMARALRKVSTERGVDPAGLALVAYGGAGPLHATALARELGCPAVVVPPAPGVLSALGLLLAPPRFEASRTVLADAGDDLSQTWSELAEEAWRELEKQGVTTDISLSKVADMRYAGQSHELRVDVDDETGTAELLHAAHREAYGYEIRDERVEVVTVRVVAQGEPVLAAPPGDWEQGSPEREHDREIGIGDQVVRARVVARAALRPGDEITGPALVEQPDTTTLLGDGEAAVVDDAENLVVRLS, via the coding sequence ATGTCGGACGAGGTCGAGGCGTGTGCCGGGGTGGACGTCGGAGGCACGTTCACCGATGTGGTCCTGCGCGCCCCCGGGCGCAGGCCGAAGGCCGTCAAGGTGCCCACCACCCCGGGCGATCCCGCCGAGGGCGTCCGGCGCGGTGTCCGGGAAAGCCTGCCCGACGGCACCCTGCGCCTGCTCCCGCACGGCTCCACGACGGCGACGAACGCCGTGCTGGAGCGCAAGGTCGCGCGCACCGCCTTCGTCACCACCGCCGGTTTCACCGACGTGCTGCAGATCGCCCGGCAGAACCGCCCGGCGCTCTACGACCTGTCGGTCACCAAACCCGAACCGCTCGTCCCCCGGGAACTCGTGGTCGCGGTCGAGGAGCGGATGGGCCCGGACGGCGAGCCCGTCATCGCCCTCACCGATGCCGAGGTCGAACGCGTGGTCGCCGCGGTGCGGCGGCTGGAGCCCGAGTCGATCGCGGTGAGCCTGCTGTTCTCCTACGCCTGCGACGACCACGAGCGGCGGTTGTGCGCGGCGCTGGCCGAGGTGGGCGTGCCGATCACCCGCTCCAGCGCGCTGCTGCCGGAGTTCCGCGAGTTCGAACGGGCCTCCACCTGCGTGCTCAACGCGGCGATCGAGCCGGTGATGCACCGGTACCTGTCCGGCCTGGTCTCCCGCCTGCCCGGGCCGGTGATCACCGTGATGACCTCCGGCGGCGGCACCGCGGGGGTGGACTTCGCCGCGACCGCCCCGGTGCACACCCTGCTGTCCGGCCCGGCCGCCGGCGTGGTGGCGGCCGGTGCGGTGGCGCGCTCGGCGGGGTTCGACGACGCGATCGCCTTCGACATGGGCGGCACCTCCACCGATGTCTGCCTGATCCGCGGCGGGCATCCCGAGGTGTCCACGGGCTCGGAGATCGCCGGGCTGCCCTTCCGCACCCCGGCGGTCGGAATCCACACCGTGGGCGCCGGGGGCGGCTCGATCGCCTGGGTCGACGCAGGTGGCGCGTTGCGCGTCGGACCGCGTTCGGCCGGTGCGGATCCCGGCCCCGCCTGCTACGGAGCGGGCGGCCGGGAACCGACCGTGACCGATGCCCACTGCGCGCTGGGACACCTGGATCCGGCCCGCGAGCTCGGCGGCGGGCTGCGGCTGGACGCCGAGGCGGCGCGCCGCGCGCTGGCCGAGCTGCCGGAACCGGCCTCGGGTGTGCTGGCGGTGGTCCGGGCGACGATGGCGCGGGCGTTGCGCAAGGTCAGCACCGAGCGAGGTGTCGATCCGGCCGGGCTGGCGCTGGTCGCCTACGGCGGTGCGGGGCCGCTGCACGCGACCGCGCTGGCACGCGAGCTCGGCTGCCCCGCGGTGGTGGTTCCCCCGGCACCGGGTGTGCTCAGCGCGCTCGGCCTGCTGCTGGCCCCGCCGCGCTTCGAAGCCTCGCGGACGGTGCTGGCCGATGCCGGGGACGACCTGTCGCAGACCTGGTCGGAGCTCGCCGAGGAAGCCTGGCGCGAACTCGAGAAGCAAGGTGTCACAACCGACATCTCACTGTCCAAAGTGGCCGATATGCGGTACGCGGGCCAATCGCACGAGCTGCGCGTCGACGTCGATGACGAAACCGGCACCGCCGAACTGCTGCACGCCGCGCACCGCGAGGCCTACGGCTACGAGATCCGCGACGAGCGCGTCGAGGTGGTGACGGTGCGGGTCGTCGCCCAGGGCGAACCCGTGCTCGCCGCCCCGCCGGGCGACTGGGAGCAGGGCAGCCCGGAGCGCGAACACGACCGCGAGATCGGCATCGGCGACCAGGTGGTGCGCGCCCGCGTGGTCGCGCGGGCCGCGCTGCGACCGGGCGATGAGATCACCGGCCCGGCGCTGGTCGAGCAGCCGGACACCACGACGCTGCTCGGCGACGGCGAAGCGGCGGTCGTGGACGATGCGGAGAACCTGGTGGTGCGGTTGTCATGA
- a CDS encoding ABC transporter ATP-binding protein: protein MNPRTRLKALLTVPAPEPGGLVEHAPVVGVREVFRRFWPYARPYRRWWALVVLLVLIAPLLDTATIWMFKILVDDVLVPRDFALFFALGGAYLGITVLAGIIGFADEYVSTWVAERFLLDLRTDLFGHLHELSIGFLDRRKVGDTLSRLTGDVGAIEQLVLSGTTQALAYLFKIVLFAGAMFVLSWRLALVSLVAVPAFWLAARYFSRRIKAASREKRRRSGAIGAVAEESLSNAALVKAYGRERAETQRFHRENLGSFAAEMVATRLHALFSPLVDLLELGGVLLIIGFGTWELTRGTITLGGLLVFLGYLSQLYSPVRGFGRLTNRIYAASAGAERIIELLDQVPEVRDPAHPRRLGRARGEVVFDAVSFRYPNTGRDAVHRIGFEVRPGQAVALVGASGSGKSTVGKLLLRFYDPDSGAVALDGVDLRAACQQEVRHNISVVLQDVLAVDASVRDNIAWGRPGATDREVVRAARAADAHEFITALPDGYRTAVGAHGSLLSGGQRQRIAIARAMLRDAPVLLLDEPTAGLDAASTARVLEPLRRLMADRTSIVIAHNLMTVRDADRILLLDDGRIAESGTHAQLMRRDGRYASMYRLQQVREPV, encoded by the coding sequence ATGAACCCGCGCACCCGGCTGAAAGCGCTGCTGACGGTTCCAGCGCCGGAACCGGGCGGTCTGGTCGAGCACGCGCCGGTGGTGGGCGTGCGGGAGGTGTTCCGGCGGTTCTGGCCCTACGCGCGCCCGTACCGGCGGTGGTGGGCGCTCGTCGTGCTGCTCGTCCTGATCGCGCCGCTGCTGGACACCGCGACGATCTGGATGTTCAAGATCCTCGTCGACGACGTGCTGGTGCCGCGCGACTTCGCGCTCTTCTTCGCCCTCGGCGGCGCCTACCTGGGCATCACGGTGCTGGCCGGGATCATCGGATTCGCCGACGAGTACGTGTCCACCTGGGTCGCCGAGCGCTTCCTGCTGGACCTGCGCACCGATCTGTTCGGGCACCTGCACGAGCTGTCCATCGGGTTCCTCGACCGCCGCAAGGTCGGTGACACGCTGTCCCGGCTCACCGGCGACGTCGGCGCCATCGAGCAGCTGGTGCTCTCCGGCACCACCCAGGCGCTGGCCTACCTGTTCAAGATCGTGCTGTTCGCCGGGGCGATGTTCGTGCTGAGCTGGCGGCTGGCCCTGGTCTCGCTCGTCGCGGTGCCCGCGTTCTGGCTGGCCGCGCGCTACTTCTCCCGCCGGATCAAGGCCGCGTCCCGGGAGAAGCGGCGGCGCAGCGGCGCGATCGGGGCGGTCGCGGAGGAGAGCCTGAGCAACGCCGCGCTGGTGAAGGCCTACGGCCGGGAGCGCGCCGAGACCCAGCGCTTCCACCGGGAGAACCTGGGCAGCTTCGCCGCCGAGATGGTCGCGACCCGGCTGCACGCGCTGTTCAGCCCGCTGGTGGACCTGCTGGAGCTCGGCGGCGTGCTGCTGATCATCGGTTTCGGCACCTGGGAGCTCACGCGGGGCACGATCACGCTGGGCGGCCTGCTGGTGTTCCTCGGCTACCTCAGCCAGCTCTACAGCCCGGTGCGCGGTTTCGGGCGGCTCACCAACAGGATCTACGCGGCTTCCGCGGGCGCCGAGCGGATCATCGAACTGCTCGACCAGGTCCCGGAAGTGCGGGACCCGGCGCACCCGCGCCGATTGGGCCGCGCGCGGGGCGAGGTGGTCTTCGACGCCGTCAGCTTCCGGTATCCGAACACCGGGCGGGACGCCGTGCACCGCATTGGTTTCGAGGTGCGGCCCGGGCAGGCGGTGGCGCTGGTCGGTGCGAGTGGTTCGGGCAAGTCCACGGTCGGGAAGCTGCTGCTGCGGTTCTACGACCCGGATTCCGGCGCGGTCGCCCTCGACGGCGTGGACCTGCGCGCCGCCTGCCAGCAGGAGGTGCGGCACAACATCTCGGTGGTGCTGCAGGACGTCCTCGCCGTGGACGCCAGCGTGCGGGACAACATCGCCTGGGGCCGTCCCGGCGCCACCGACCGGGAAGTGGTGCGAGCCGCCCGCGCGGCGGACGCGCACGAGTTCATCACCGCGCTGCCCGACGGCTACCGGACCGCGGTCGGAGCGCACGGCAGCCTGCTCTCCGGCGGGCAGCGGCAGCGGATCGCCATCGCCCGCGCCATGCTGCGCGACGCGCCGGTCCTGCTGCTCGACGAACCCACCGCCGGTCTCGACGCGGCTTCCACCGCGCGGGTGCTGGAACCGCTGCGGCGCCTGATGGCCGACCGCACCTCGATCGTCATCGCGCACAACCTGATGACGGTGCGCGACGCCGACCGGATCCTGCTGCTCGACGACGGCCGCATCGCCGAATCCGGCACGCACGCCCAGCTGATGCGCCGCGACGGCCGCTACGCGTCGATGTACCGGCTGCAGCAGGTGCGGGAGCCGGTGTGA